TACATAGAAAACGTAAAGAAATGTCAAGAAAAATTGAAGATTTAGAAGCAAATGCGTTAAAATTTTGGCCAGAGAGAATTTCTGAAATGGAACGCAATACCAGTATTATACCTAAACTAATCGAAACACAGGACAAGTTTATAAGTTTACTTAATATTGCTGATGCTGAACCGTTCGCTTGGAAAAAAGTTTTATCTAACTCAAAGAAACTTTCGGCAAACCTCTTTCTAAAGCACTTGATGGTGCTTTCAGACATTGGCGGTGAAAAACTGATGCGTTTTAAAACCGAACTTCCAAAAGTGTTTGACAACGATACGATGGAATTTGTTTGGAATGCAGAAAGTTACTTTTACAAATTTCAAACTCTTTCAGGTAATAAAACTTGGAACAATGTTTACCTGAAAGTTGATGGCATTGGGCTTTCAACACTTGAACCATTAACAACAGTAATTGAGGACATTGTAAACCTCATTTTATTTGGGGGCGCGGCCATTGCTAACAATATTCCAAATGATATTGAAGAAAAATGTAATATCGGTACTTTAATCGGGCAAAAAAAAGAATTAGATACTTTTGTTAGACAACGATACATTTGGGTTAGTCGAATTACAGGCGGTGCTACCGCTAATTCATTAGGCAATCTTGCTCAAAAATATGTTGTCGACTTCTTACAGGAACGGCTCCCACGGTGGGATTTCAGCAAAAAACAAATTGACAAGATCAGTCAAAACAAACGAACACTTCTTTCGTACGACATTGTTGCAAAATCACCGAAAGGACATATTTGTGCAATTGAAGCAAGTTTCCAGGTTACAACCAATAGCACCATAGAGCGCAAAGCAGGCCAGGCCCAGGCACGGCAAAAACAACTTGCCAGATACGGTCATAAAATTGCTTACATCATTGACGGAGCAGGAAACTTTGAAAGAAGCTCGGCACTAAAAACTATTTGCCAATTCAGCGACTGTATTGTTACTTTCAAAGATAGTGAACTTGAAAGGCTTTCAAAATTCTTAATTAGTTTAGATAAATAAGCTATGCACCAAAGCGAAAAATCCATACCACTGAAAACAAATATTATAAAAGGTAGTTTATCGGAAGTAATACCTTCATCTAATAATGTTGAGTTTATTGTTCTACCCTATTATAGATCTCTTGAAGCAATACCACAAAAAGGTAGGCTTTATTCAGATTTGAATTCATTTCTTAGTTTAACGGACGGAGACGCAATTATTGCAATACTGACGTCACCCGTTTTTGCAACTGACTTTTGTTCGCAGTTAAATCACAACATACATTTAAAACTTTGGCTTACTGTTAAACTGGAAAACCCGAGAACACGTAAAAACTACTTAACAGAACAACACGCCGCATTACTCATCTTAACACGTTATAAGGAAAGCTTAAAGCATACCAAAACAAGAATTGGCTACACATATTGTCCTTGTTGTGACAAGACAACAAAAGATTACGGGGGTAAAAAACACTTATATCATGAATTTGGGACATTGATGTCCGATGTTTGGCATGACATTACGGTTGACTTCGAACAATACCCAAAAGAAGTTGAAATCCGTTTAGCAGATTTATTTGGATTGCCAAAATACAAACGTCTAAACATTTATGACCAAAGAGTATATTATAAGCCGACAAATAAAAAACATACATATCGTAAGTTCTCACAAACCGAAAATGATTATGCGCACAATTCAATTCTTTTAAATGGAGATTGCATTGAACAACTCAAAAAAATACCTGACAATAGTATAGATTTTTGTTTTGCAGACCCGCCGTACAACTTGAAAAAAAAATATGAAGGTTGGGACGATGGAATCGATGTTCAGAAATATTTTGAATGGTGCGACCAGTGGCTAAACGAATTAGCAAGAGTTTTAAAGCCCGGGAGAACTCTTGCCGTATTAAATATACCGCAATGGTGTATTAGGCATTTCAAACATCTATATACAATATTAGATTATCAGGATTGGATAGTATGGGAAGGTTTATCAATGCCCGTAAGAATGATTATGCCTGCGCATTATTCAATTCTTTGTTTTAGTAAGGGTAAGCCCAGGGTTTTGCCAGCACTTGAAAGAAAAATTAATTCGTTTTTAGAATATAAAGCAAGTTATGCCATAAAAGAAAATTATTGCATACGTCCTAACTGCACGACTAAGCGCAGGCATTTAAAAATTAAGGATAGCGAATTTGTTGCAAATATTTGGTATGATATCCATCGCTTAAAGCACAACAGTCGCAGGGTTGATCATCCTTGCCAACTACCACCAATGTTTATGTACCGCTTAATTTCTCTATACACAAACGAGGGGGAATCAATTTTAGATCCATTCAACGGTGCAGGGACAACTACATTAGCAGCACAACAGCTAAAGAGAAAATATGTTGGTATAGAACTGTCGGAGTATTATCATAATATCACAACACAACGACATATTGAACTTACCAAAGGTCTCGACCCATTTAGAAAAGTAAACGACGACAAGCCAAAAGTTAAAAACAGCCCTGTTGAACGACTTAAAAAACAGAAGTATACAGTAAGCAAGAAAGTTTTGCAGCTTGAAATTAAAAACATTTCAAAGCAGCTTGGGCATATTCCGACAAAAGACGAGGTTAAACAACTAAGCAAATACCCGTTTGAATATTTCGAAAATTACTTCATCAGCTGGGGCGAAGTAACCGCAGCAGCAAGGACAACAGGTATGAATGAGAAAAGGGTAGATGGAAACGTAACATATCAGGCTATAAAATCACAACTTAGATTATTTGAAGAACAAAAGAAAAAATATAGAAAAACTAAGTAGGCAGAAAGAAATTATCATCATACCATCGATCCCAGCCAAATTTTTAATATTTAAAGTTTATCATGCCACCAAAACTAAAAACCCCATCATTCCTGCCCAGTGTCTTCACCAGCGGAAACCTGTTCTGCGGGGTGCTGGCGATACTGGAGGCCTTCAACGGCAACTATTACCGCGGCGCCTGGCTGATCATCCTGGCCGGCTTCTTCGATTCCATAGACGGGATGGTGGCCCGGCTGACCCACCATTACAGCCGCTTCGGGGCCGAGCTGGACTCGCTGTCCGATATGGTCTCCTTCGTGCTGGCCCCGATGATCCTGATCTACCCGCTGGCCCTGAAATCAATCGGGCTGTGGGGCAGCCTGACCGCCTTTGCCTTCGTGGTGGCCGGGGCCATCCGGCTGGCCCGGTTCAACGCCAACATCAAGAGCCTGACCGAAAAGGAGATCTTCCATGGATTGCCCACCCCGGCGGCCGGGGGGATGGTGGCCAGCTTCCTGCTTTTCAGCAACGCCGTGGCCTACGACCTGTCGCTGATCCGCTTCATCCCGCTGGTGATCATCCTGCTTTCCTTCCTGATGGTCAGCGACATCGGATACCCGCCCATACCCAAGATGGCCGCCCGTAGCCTCAAATCATATCTGATATACGCAGGATTTATGCTGGCCATTCTGGGCATCATCAAGAACCCCAACCTGTCGCTTTTCCCCATCCTGACCGGATACATCCTGTTCGGCCTGATGCGGCGAATCTATAAATCAAGCCACATGGAAAAATTGAAGAACAAAAGGAGACTAAAAATTGCTGACCGCTGAAATCCACGTCACTCTGAAAGAGCTGGTGCTGGATCCCCAGGGCACCACCCTCAAACGCTCCATGGAGACCATGGGCTACCAAGGCATCGAAGATGTCCGGATGGGCAAGTTCATCCAGGTCAGGTTCAACAGCGACGACCGGAAGGAAGTCGAGGAGAAGGTCAAGGAGATGTGCCAAAAGATCCTGTCCAATCCGGTCATCGAACAGTACAGCTATTCCCTGACGGAGGGCAAATGAAATTTGCGGTGATAACCTTTCCCGGCTCCAACTGCGATTACGACTGCTACCGGGCGGTGAAGGACCATCTTAAATGCCCGGTGGAGTATATCTGGCATCGGGAACACTCGCTGAATAACTGCGACTGCGTGATATTGCCCGGCGGTTTTTCCTACGGTGATTATCTCCGGACCGGAGCCATCGCCCGATTCTCGCCCATCATGCAGGAAGTGATGGACTTTGCCGAACAGGGCGGCCCGGTGATCGGCATCTGCAACGGCTTTCAGATCCTGCTGGAGAGCGGCCTGCTTCCGGGGGCCATGCTGGTCAACCGCAGCCTGCAGTTCATCTGCCAAACGGTCCACCTGAAGGTGGAGAACAACAAACTTCCGTTTACCAATAAATTGACCAAGGACCAACTGATCAGGGTCCCCATCGCCCACAAGGAGGGCAACTATTACGCCGATGAGAAGACCGTCCGGGAGCTGGAGGACGGTGGTCGGGTGGTCTTCCGCTACAGCGACGCCCAGGGCCGGGTTGACGACAGCGCCAATCCCAACGGCTCGGTGAACAATATCGCCGGGATCACCAACAAAAAGGGGAACGTTATGGGCATGATGCCCCACCCGGAGCGGGCCATGGAGCAGCTGCTGGGATCGTCCGACGGCGTCCTGATATTCGACTCCATCCAGAACTTCCTGGGAGCAAAATGACATGCTGAGCAAGCTGTACAAACAACCGGACGTCAACGCCATAACCAATCTGCTGACCAGGCTGGATCAGATACTGGCCGGCGATCCCGATAAGATGATCCGCCAGCTGCGCCGGCTGGCCAAGGTGGTGGACCGCCTGGTGCCCTACCATGACGGGCACATCATCCGGGTGACCTTCTACTCCCTGGCCATCGGAATGCGGATGGGCCTGCCCCAGGAGGACCTGCTGACCCTGGAGGTAGCGGCCCTGCTGCACGATTTCGGCAAGCTGGGGGTGGACGAATCCACCCTGGACAAGGAGGAGACCCTGAGCCGCGAGGAGCTGACCGAGATCCATCACCATGCCGAACGGGGCTACCATATCATCTCCGGCTTCTCCAAGCTGTGCGCGGTGGCCGATATCATCCGGGACCACCACGAGAAGTACGACGGCAGCGGATATCCCAATAAAAAGACCGGCCTCGATATCAGCCGGCTGGCCCGGATCATCGCGGTGGCCGACGCTTACGACGCCATGACCGCCGACCGGCCCTACCGCAAGGGATTGCCCCGGGAGCAGGCCGAGGCCGAACTGCTGGCCTATTCCGGCACCCAGTTCGATCCCGAGGTGGTGGACTACTTCGTCAACCATGTCCAGGACAAGAAGCCGGACATCAAGATATCCCTGTTACGTAAAACTTTCAAGATATCCCGGCGGAAACCCCGGAACGGACCCAAGGCCCAATCAAAGAAAGCCGCTGCCAACGGAGGCTCTCCCAAACTGCAACCCTCAAACGCGAAAAAATAAAATGACAAAAAATCAGGAACCCATCGTAGATATAAAACAGGCCCAGAGTTTCGGGCTCAACCAGGAGGAGTTCGACAGCATCCAACGGATAATGGGGCGGATGCCTACCTATACCGAACTGGGCATCTTCTCGGTGCTGTGGTCGGAGCACTGCTCCTACAAGAACTCCAAACTGCTGTTGAAGCTGTTTCCCACCCGGGCGCCCCAGGTGTTGCAGGGGCCGGGCGAGAATGCCGGGATAGTGGACATTGGCGACGGACTGGGGATCGCTATGAAGGTGGAGAGCCACAACCACCCCTCGGCCATCGAGCCCTACCAGGGAGCAGCCACCGGCATCGGGGGAATTTTGCGTGACATTTTCACCATGGGGGCCAGGCCCATCGCCCTAATGGACCCGCTGTACTTCGGATCGCTGGACGACGCCCATGTGCGGCACCTGTTCTCCGGGGTGGTCTCCGGCATCGCCGATTACGGCAACTGCGTGGGTATTCCCACCGTGGGCGGCTCGGTGGTGTTCGATGAATCGTATACCACCAACCCGTTAGTCAACGTGATGTGCCTGGGCCTGGTGGAGAATAAGAAGATCATGCGGGGCTTCGCCTCCGGCCTGGGCAACCTGGTGATAGCAGTGGGCGCCACCACCGGCCGGGACGGCATCCATGGGGCCACCTTTGCCTCGGAGGAGCTGTCCGAAGCATCATCTGCCAAGCGGCCCTCTGTCCAGATAGGGGACCCCTTCACCAAGAAATTGCTGCTGGAGGCCACCTTGGAGCTGATCGAATCCGGCCTGGCGGTAGGCATCCAGGACATGGGTGCGGCCGGGCTGACCAGCTCATCCATCGAGATGGCCTCCCGGGCCGGTACCGGCCTGGAGATGGACATGTCTCAAGTGCCGCTCCGGGAGAAGGGGATGACCCCCTATGAGATCATGCTTTCGGAGTCACAGGAGAGAATGGTAGTGGTGGCACCAAAGGAAAATTACGGCCAGATCAAAGCGATATTTGATAAATGGGAACTCCATTGTTCGTCAATAGGGGTGGTCACAAATGACGGCCACGTCAGAATAAAATGGGGCGATGAGGTCTACGCCGATATCCCGGTAAAGGCTCTGGTTGATGAAGCTCCGGTATACGAAAGAGAAAGCAAGAAGCCAGGTTATATTGATAAGCTAAAGCAATTCATCCAAAATGATATAAAAGAACCAAAAGATCATGATAGATCATTAATTCAAGTACTATCGGCCCCCACCATTGCCAGCAAACGCTGGGTTTATCAGCAGTATGACCATCAGGTGCGGACCAACACCGCCGTTCTGCCGGGCTCGGATGCCGCAGTCCTACGGATCCGCGGCACCAATAAGGCAATTGGAATCACCACCGACTGCAATGGCCGTTACTGCTATCTGAATCCCTTTAACGGCGGGGCAATCGCGGTGGCCGAGGCCGCCCGTAACCTGGCCTGCTCAGGGGCCAGGCCGCTGGGCCTGACCGACTGCCTGAACTTCGGCAATCCCTACAAGCCCGAGGTCTTCTACCAGATGAAGCAGGCGGTGGAGGGGCTGGCCGAGGCCTGCAGGGTGCTGGAGGTTCCGGTGATATCCGGCAACGTCAGCCTGTATAATGAAAGTTTGACCCACGGCGTCTATCCCACGCCGTTAATAGGCATGGTGGGGCTGATCGAAGATCTGTCGCACATCACCACCCAGTGGTTCAAGCAGGCGGGAGACATCGTATTTTTGGCCGGAGATATAAAATCCCAACCGGATATCGGGGGCTCGGAGTATCTTAAAGCCGTGCACGGCCAGGTGAACGGCGATGCTCCGGCCATAGATCTGGCGGCAGAAAAGAAACTGCACGATTTTGTCCGGGATGCCATCAAGGCCGGACTGGTCCGCTCGGCCCACGACTGCTCCGAGGGAGGGCTGGCGGTGGCCTTGGCCGAATGCTGCTTTGCACCACCCCTTGATCCCCTCCTTATCAAGGAGGGGACGGGGTTGACTGCCGATCTGTCCGGCCTGCCGGGAAGGGGAGATTTCAAGCTGTTTGCCGAGACCCAGACCCGGGTCATTCTGTCAAGCAGGGTGGTTGATGTTGAGAGGTTGGGAGCGTTGGCCAAGAAGCAAGGCGTGGACATTATGAAGCTTGGCACGGTGGGCGGAGATAGGCTGGTGATACAGGATCTGATCGATATTCCGGTGGCCGAGGCCAGAAAGACCTGGGAAGAGGCCATACCAAATAAGATGAAATAACTGGAAGCGCCCGATCGAATGATCGGGCGCTATTTAACAGAATCAATAGAATAAATTTACCATTGGAAAGATCATGGAAGAGCTGATTAAAAAAATCCTTTATAACCCTGTTATGGGAAAGATCGCGGCGTTATTTATCGGAGTTGCCGTGCTGTGGCTAATCATCAACGCCGTCCAGAAAAACCTGTTTTCCAAAATAAAGGGAAATGACAGCCGTTATCGGGCCAAGAAATTCGGCAATTTCATCGGTTACTTCCTGACAATTATTTTGATCACCATTGTCTATAGCGACAAGCTGGGCGGGCTGACCGTGGCCTTCGGCGTGGCCGGGGCCGGCATCGCCTTTGCCCTGCAGGAGGTGATAGCGTCCTTT
This window of the Candidatus Edwardsbacteria bacterium genome carries:
- a CDS encoding restriction endonuclease produces the protein HRKRKEMSRKIEDLEANALKFWPERISEMERNTSIIPKLIETQDKFISLLNIADAEPFAWKKVLSNSKKLSANLFLKHLMVLSDIGGEKLMRFKTELPKVFDNDTMEFVWNAESYFYKFQTLSGNKTWNNVYLKVDGIGLSTLEPLTTVIEDIVNLILFGGAAIANNIPNDIEEKCNIGTLIGQKKELDTFVRQRYIWVSRITGGATANSLGNLAQKYVVDFLQERLPRWDFSKKQIDKISQNKRTLLSYDIVAKSPKGHICAIEASFQVTTNSTIERKAGQAQARQKQLARYGHKIAYIIDGAGNFERSSALKTICQFSDCIVTFKDSELERLSKFLISLDK
- a CDS encoding site-specific DNA-methyltransferase — encoded protein: MHQSEKSIPLKTNIIKGSLSEVIPSSNNVEFIVLPYYRSLEAIPQKGRLYSDLNSFLSLTDGDAIIAILTSPVFATDFCSQLNHNIHLKLWLTVKLENPRTRKNYLTEQHAALLILTRYKESLKHTKTRIGYTYCPCCDKTTKDYGGKKHLYHEFGTLMSDVWHDITVDFEQYPKEVEIRLADLFGLPKYKRLNIYDQRVYYKPTNKKHTYRKFSQTENDYAHNSILLNGDCIEQLKKIPDNSIDFCFADPPYNLKKKYEGWDDGIDVQKYFEWCDQWLNELARVLKPGRTLAVLNIPQWCIRHFKHLYTILDYQDWIVWEGLSMPVRMIMPAHYSILCFSKGKPRVLPALERKINSFLEYKASYAIKENYCIRPNCTTKRRHLKIKDSEFVANIWYDIHRLKHNSRRVDHPCQLPPMFMYRLISLYTNEGESILDPFNGAGTTTLAAQQLKRKYVGIELSEYYHNITTQRHIELTKGLDPFRKVNDDKPKVKNSPVERLKKQKYTVSKKVLQLEIKNISKQLGHIPTKDEVKQLSKYPFEYFENYFISWGEVTAAARTTGMNEKRVDGNVTYQAIKSQLRLFEEQKKKYRKTK
- the pssA gene encoding CDP-diacylglycerol--serine O-phosphatidyltransferase yields the protein MPPKLKTPSFLPSVFTSGNLFCGVLAILEAFNGNYYRGAWLIILAGFFDSIDGMVARLTHHYSRFGAELDSLSDMVSFVLAPMILIYPLALKSIGLWGSLTAFAFVVAGAIRLARFNANIKSLTEKEIFHGLPTPAAGGMVASFLLFSNAVAYDLSLIRFIPLVIILLSFLMVSDIGYPPIPKMAARSLKSYLIYAGFMLAILGIIKNPNLSLFPILTGYILFGLMRRIYKSSHMEKLKNKRRLKIADR
- the purS gene encoding phosphoribosylformylglycinamidine synthase subunit PurS, producing MLTAEIHVTLKELVLDPQGTTLKRSMETMGYQGIEDVRMGKFIQVRFNSDDRKEVEEKVKEMCQKILSNPVIEQYSYSLTEGK
- the purQ gene encoding phosphoribosylformylglycinamidine synthase subunit PurQ encodes the protein MKFAVITFPGSNCDYDCYRAVKDHLKCPVEYIWHREHSLNNCDCVILPGGFSYGDYLRTGAIARFSPIMQEVMDFAEQGGPVIGICNGFQILLESGLLPGAMLVNRSLQFICQTVHLKVENNKLPFTNKLTKDQLIRVPIAHKEGNYYADEKTVRELEDGGRVVFRYSDAQGRVDDSANPNGSVNNIAGITNKKGNVMGMMPHPERAMEQLLGSSDGVLIFDSIQNFLGAK
- a CDS encoding HD-GYP domain-containing protein, which produces MLSKLYKQPDVNAITNLLTRLDQILAGDPDKMIRQLRRLAKVVDRLVPYHDGHIIRVTFYSLAIGMRMGLPQEDLLTLEVAALLHDFGKLGVDESTLDKEETLSREELTEIHHHAERGYHIISGFSKLCAVADIIRDHHEKYDGSGYPNKKTGLDISRLARIIAVADAYDAMTADRPYRKGLPREQAEAELLAYSGTQFDPEVVDYFVNHVQDKKPDIKISLLRKTFKISRRKPRNGPKAQSKKAAANGGSPKLQPSNAKK
- the purL gene encoding phosphoribosylformylglycinamidine synthase subunit PurL, whose amino-acid sequence is MTKNQEPIVDIKQAQSFGLNQEEFDSIQRIMGRMPTYTELGIFSVLWSEHCSYKNSKLLLKLFPTRAPQVLQGPGENAGIVDIGDGLGIAMKVESHNHPSAIEPYQGAATGIGGILRDIFTMGARPIALMDPLYFGSLDDAHVRHLFSGVVSGIADYGNCVGIPTVGGSVVFDESYTTNPLVNVMCLGLVENKKIMRGFASGLGNLVIAVGATTGRDGIHGATFASEELSEASSAKRPSVQIGDPFTKKLLLEATLELIESGLAVGIQDMGAAGLTSSSIEMASRAGTGLEMDMSQVPLREKGMTPYEIMLSESQERMVVVAPKENYGQIKAIFDKWELHCSSIGVVTNDGHVRIKWGDEVYADIPVKALVDEAPVYERESKKPGYIDKLKQFIQNDIKEPKDHDRSLIQVLSAPTIASKRWVYQQYDHQVRTNTAVLPGSDAAVLRIRGTNKAIGITTDCNGRYCYLNPFNGGAIAVAEAARNLACSGARPLGLTDCLNFGNPYKPEVFYQMKQAVEGLAEACRVLEVPVISGNVSLYNESLTHGVYPTPLIGMVGLIEDLSHITTQWFKQAGDIVFLAGDIKSQPDIGGSEYLKAVHGQVNGDAPAIDLAAEKKLHDFVRDAIKAGLVRSAHDCSEGGLAVALAECCFAPPLDPLLIKEGTGLTADLSGLPGRGDFKLFAETQTRVILSSRVVDVERLGALAKKQGVDIMKLGTVGGDRLVIQDLIDIPVAEARKTWEEAIPNKMK